In one window of Temnothorax longispinosus isolate EJ_2023e chromosome 9, Tlon_JGU_v1, whole genome shotgun sequence DNA:
- the Eif2bepsilon gene encoding translation initiation factor eIF2B subunit epsilon yields the protein MNTKVCKKDVLQAVILADDFTTGLSPAQSIYPSVLMPVINIPLFDYMIETLIKSRIQEVFLYCSSHVDLLKKYTKERVYRGITISLIISDGCRSLGDALRDIDTKGWIRGYFVLIRGNAFTNTDLKTLLSVHRAKVEKDKGATMTMVLRNFGSTKGSYLNEEAPLVVSDKSSNKILYYTKLKDSEKKVKLELNWFLDHSEVEINSCHLDTHIYLCSPSVLPLFADNFDFQTMDDFIRGVLMNEEILDSRIYWQQLNTEDYALPITSWKAYHMLTQDILRRHSFPLAPSAFPLLKNFICMPRSTYKHKTATFAKGCLLEKDCILGFNSSLGNNTKVARSVISDNCTIGSNVNIYNSYIFPNVRIKDNCTITNSILFSCCIVRYRSQIDGCILYPETDITARSQYVDTVIESTPSGVSKTKMSDLEASDGFLYFKNTEVTNCDDCSLTESSSNEENLEYDSPIPDDTNMFLSEVIDSLLRGYQDKLNCENLILEINSSRYAYNVTIREVTYNVIKAILSLPLHYLSETKTAVNNQNYQKNLKIMMIYFNTIISNYIKNEDGQEDCLRAIEDVASTTNELLPYTQHLLHQFYDRDILSEEKILEWYESTGEDADALHTKVKNAVQPFIKWLREAEEDSSDESDD from the exons ATGAATACGAAAGTGTGTAAGAAGGACGTTCTGCAAGCGGTTATTCTCGCGGATGATTTCACAACGGGATTAAGTCCGGCGCAAAGTATATACCCGAGCGTCCTAATGCCGGTGATAAACATACCGCTTTTCGATTACATGATCGAGACGTTGATAAAGTCGAGGATACAGGAGGTATTCCTTTACTGCAGCAGTCACGTGGATCTActgaaaaagtatacaaagGAGAGAGTTTACAGAGGCATCACGATATCCCTGATCATTTCCGACGGCTGCAGATCCCTCGGAGATGCTCTGCGGGATATTGATACGAAAGGATGGATCAGGGGATACTTCGTACTGATTCGCGGAAACGCGTTTACCAATACGGATCTTAAAACCTTGCTTAGCGTTCATCGTGCGAAAGTCGAGAAGGATAAGGGGGCAACCATGACTATGGTGTTACGGAATTTTGGCTCGACGAAAGGCTCTTATCTCAACGAGGAAGCGCCTCTAGTTGTATCTGATAAGAGCAGCAATAAAATTCTGTATTACACCAAGCTGAAGGACAGCGAGAAGAAAGTGAAGCTTGAGTTAAACTGGTTCCTCGATCATAGCGAggttgaaattaattcttgTCACTTGGATACTCATATTTACTTGTGCTCGCCGTCTGTCTTGCCCCTCTTTGCTGATAACTTTGACTTTCAG aCTATGGATGATTTTATTCGAGGAGTATTGATGAACGAGGAGATTTTGGACTCGAGGATCTACTGGCAGCAGTTAAACACAGAGGATTATGCCTTGCCAATTACATCGTGGAAAGCTTATCATATGCTTACCCAGGACATTTTGCGTAGACATAGTTTTCCCCTTGCACCAAGTGCTTTCCCCTTATTAAAGAACTTTATATGCATGCCGCGGAGTACGTATAAACACAAAACTGCTACTTTTGCTAAAGGTTGTTTACTAGAAAAAGATTGTATTCTTGGATTTAACAGTTCGTTAGGAAATAATACTAAAGTCGCGAGATCTGTGATCTCGGACAATTGCACCATAGGTAGtaacgttaatatatataattcttatatctTTCCAAACGTTAGAATCAAAGATAATTGCACTATTACAAACAGTATCTTGTTTTCGTGTTGCATCGTTAGGTACCGTAGCCAAATAGATGGATGTATATTGTATCCGGAAACTGACATTACCGCTCGCAGTCAATATGTCGATACTGTTATCGAATCTACACCTTCCGGTGTGTCTAAGACTAAGATGTCAGATCTCGAGGCTAGTGACGGATTTTTGTACTTTAAGAACACTGAGGTAACCAACTGCGATGACTGCTCGCTCACAGAGTCGTCTAGCAACGAAGAGAATCTGGAGTATGATTCTCCAATTCCGGACGACACGAATATGTTCTTGTCCGAAGTTATCGACAGTCTGTTACGCGGTTATCAGGATAAGCTGAATTGCGAGAATTTAATTCTAGAGATAAACTCTTCGAGGTACGCGTACAACGTCACCATCCGCGAGGTGACGTACAATGTCATCAAAGCGATTCTCAGTCTGCCGCTACACTATCTTTCCGAAACAAAGACTGCCGTTAATAATCAGAATTATCaaaagaatttgaaaattatgatgatctattttaatactattatttcGAATTATATTAAGAACGAAGACGGGCAGGAGGATTGTTTGCGTGCTATAGAAGACGTTGCTAGTACAACCAACGAATTACTGCCGTATACGCAACACCTGTTGCATCAATTTTACGATCGCGATATACTATCGGAGGAAAAGATTTTAGAGTGGTATGAGTCTACTGGCGAAGACGCGGATGCGCTTcatacaaaagtaaaaaatgccgTTCAGCCGTTCATTAAGTGGCTGCGAGAGGCAGAGGAAGATTCCTCTGATGAGAGtgacgattaa
- the Egh gene encoding beta-1,4-mannosyltransferase egh → MLNSIAKHILHCCLLLVVILVFEFVSGGLRWNTDEKEEIDPWTRYGIIGSITLYLLRTVTFLSLPQVLFNFIGLTIYNAFPDKVILKGSPLLAPFICIRIVTRGDYPQLVKSNVKRNLNKCIEAGLENFQIEVVSDKPIGLTPHRRVREVVVPPNYRTSSGALFKARALQYCLESSVNELADHDWIVHLDEETLLTENSVRGILNFVLDGKHQFGQGLITYANEDVVNWITTLADSFRVADDMGKLRLQFTMFHKPFFSMKGSYVVTQMAAEKQVSFNNGLDGSVAEDCFFAMKAFSQGYTFNFVDGEMWEKSPFTLWDFVQQRKRWLQGILLVVHSKAIPLRKKLLLGISCYSWVTMPLSTSNIVLAGLCPINCPPLIDFLCAFIGAVNIYMYVFGVVKSFSLYRFGVARFILCICGALSTIPFNIIIENVAVIWGLFGKKHKFYVVNKEYRPPVTV, encoded by the exons ATGTTGAACAGTATAGCAAAACATATTTTGCACTGCTGCCTGCTGCTCGTGGTCATATTAGTGTTCGAATTTGTATCCGGAGGCCTTCGATGGAACACGGACGAGAAGGAAGAGATTGATCCATGGACAAGATATGGCATTATCGGTTCAATCACGTTGTACCTGCTGCGCACAGTGACGTTTCTCTCATTGCCTCAAGTTCTATTCAATTTCATAGGATTAACGATATACAATGCATTCCCTGACAAAGTTATCTTGAAAGGCTCGCCCCTGCTCGCACCATTTATCTGTATAAGAATAGTGACCCGTGGAGATTATCCACAATTAGTGAAGTCAAATGTGAAGAGAAACTTAAACAAATGCATAGAGGCTGGTCTCGAGAACTTCCAAATAGAAGTGGTGAGCGACAAGCCGATAGGTTTGACGCCTCATCGCAGGGTGAGAGAAGTTGTTGTCCCACCGAATTATCGCACAAGTAGTGGTGCCTTATTTAAGGCTCGTGCTTTACAATACTGCCTCGAAAGCTCGGTAAACGAATTGGCTGATCACGACTGGATTGTCCACCTTGATGAAGAGACTCTGTTGACTGAAAATTCCGTTCGCGGGATATTGAACTTTGTACTGGATGGCAAACATCAATTTGGTCAAGGGTTAATCACGTACGCTAATGAAGATGTTGTTAACTGGATTACGACTCTGGCTGATAGCTTCAGAGTAGCGGACGATATGGGAAAGCTGAGATTACAGTTCACTATGTTTCACAAGCCATTTTTTAGCATGAAAGGATCGTATGTTGTCACGCAG ATGGCAGCGGAAAAACAAGTTTCGTTTAATAATGGATTAGACGGATCCGTTGCAGAAGATTGTTTCTTTGCGATGAAGGCATTTTCCCAGGGATATACGTTCAACTTTGTAGACGGCGAAATGTGGGAAAAATCACCGTTTACTCTGTGGGACTTTGTACAGCAGAGAAAAAGATGGTTGCAAGGTATATTACTTGTCGTGCATTCCAAAGCGATTccattgagaaaaaaattgttactgGGTATTTCGTGTTACTCGTGGGTGACGATGCCTCTCTCTACTTCTAACATTGTTTTGGCCGGATTATGTCCGATTAATTGCCCGCCGTTGATTGACTTTCTTTGCGCGTTTATCGGCgcggtaaatatttacatgtatgTGTTCGGAGTAGTTAAATCGTTCTCTCTATATCGTTTCGGTGTTGCTCGATTTATACTATGTATATGCGGTGCATTATCCACTATTCCGTTCAATATAATCATCGAGAATGTTGCCGTGATATGGGGCTTGTTCGGTAAGAAGCACAAGTTCTATGTCGTTAACAAGGAATACAGGCCGCCAGTGACTGTGTGA
- the Riok2 gene encoding uncharacterized protein Riok2, whose amino-acid sequence MGKLDVKILRYLTAEYFRVLTAIEMGMKNHELVPALLAAQIANLRYGGVHKLLKEMCKYKLLSYERGKRYDGYRLTNRGYDYLALKVLTQRGTICSFGNQIGVGKESNIYVVANEDETSLCLKLHRLGRTCFRNIKEKRDYHQHRHSASWLYLSRIAATREFAYMKALLDRGFPVPKPIDFNRHCVVMELVEGGPLCNVNEVNNVEALYDELMDLIVRLANHGVIHGDFNEFNIMIKDDGKPVIIDFPQMVSTEHENAEAYFERDVNCIRDFFKRRFGYESELYPTFQDISREDNVDAEVKASGFARQIEKEIDIFLTEIDFEYKEEKDNEDVESDKGSEDETYENCVDNIEDLEYQLNDVQVQDRTAKEKFDVPTRETVLNNDNEHLKEISTVPCSDKQSNMENECKRNNGDVENVMANEEHNDCTSYGLSSNPEDEAAQVYDDTRSIRSISTAATIAPDVIKKRTKLALDKRERSQAKRALVKGEASAVTRIRRDNRATIKESTGIWGWE is encoded by the exons ATGGGAAAGCTGGACGTAAAGATATTGCGGTATTTAACCGCGGAATACTTTCGTGTTTTGACAGCg ATTGAAATGGGTATGAAAAATCATGAACTTGTACCTGCTCTACTTGCCGCACAAATAGCGAATCTGCGTTACGGTGGAGTTCATAAATTGCTCAAAGAAATGTGCAAATACAAATTGCTTAGTTACGAACGAGGCAAGCGAT atgATGGTTATCGCTTGACGAACAGAGGTTATGATTATTTAGCCTTAAAGGTCTTAACACAAAGAGGAACAATATGTTCCTTTGGTAATCAGATCGGCGTTGGCAAGGAATCTAATATTTATGTTGTCGCTAACGAGGACGAGACATCGCTTTGTCTAAAGTTACACAGACTGGGTAGAACGTGCTTTCGAAAcatcaaagaaaaaagagattatCATCAGCACAGACATTCCGCATCTTGGTTGTACTTGTCAAGAATCGCTGCAACCAGAGAATTTGCATATATGAAAGCACTTCTGGATAGAGGTTTCCCTGTACCAAAACCAATTGACTTCAACAGGCATTGTGTTGTTATGGAGCTGGTTGAAGGTGGACCTTT GTGTAATGTAAATGAAGTAAACAATGTGGAAGCATTGTACGACGAGCTCATGGATTTGATTGTTAGACTGGCGAATCATGGTGTTATACATGGAGATTTCAATGAATTTAACATAATGATCAAAGATGATGGCAAGCCTGTTATCATTGATTTTCCGCAGATGGTTTCTACAGAGCATGAAAACGCAGAAGCCTACTTCGAAAGAGATGTGAACTGTATCCGTGATTTCTTTAAGAGACGTTTTGGATATGAGAGCGAACTATATCCAACTTTTCAAGATATATC aCGTGAGGACAACGTAGATGCAGAAGTTAAAGCCAGTGGTTTTGCAAggcaaatagaaaaagaaattgacattttcttaacagaaattgattttgaatataaagaagaaaaggacAATGAAGATGTTGAGTCTGATAAGGGCAGTGAGGATGAAACGTATGAAAATTGTGTTGATAATATCGAAGATTTGGAATATCAGTTAAATGATGTACAAGTTCAAGATCGAactgcaaaagaaaaatttgatgtTCCAACAAGAGAGACAGTACTAAATAACGATAATGAACATTTAAAGGAGATATCTACTGTACCATGTTCTGACAAGCAAAGCAACATGGAAAATGAATGTAAACGAAATAATGGAGATGTAGAAAATGTAATGGCCAATGAAGAACACAATGATTGTACATCGTATGGTTTATCATCAAACCCGGAAGACGAAGCAGCACAGGTTTATGATGACACACGAAGTATACGGAGTATTTCAACAGCTGCTACGATTGCACCAGACGTgataaaaaagagaacaaaatTAGCACTTGACAAACGTGAGAGGAGCCAGGCAAAGAGAGCACTTGTTAAAGGAGAAGCAAGCGCGGTGACGAGAATACGAAGAGATAATAGAGCTACAATTAAAGAATCGACGGGAATTTGGGGCTGGGAATAA